TCTGGAGCTCGCCCGACTGGTACATCTCGTACATGATGTCGGCGCCGCCGACGAACTCGCCGTTGATGTAGAGCTGGGGGATGGTCGGCCAGCTCGAGTAGTCCTTGATGCCCTGGCGGACCTCGTCGTCGTCGAGCACGTTGACGGTGACCAGGTTCTTCACGCCGCAGGCCTTCAGGATCTGCACCGCGCGGCCCGAGAAGCCGCATTGCGGGAACTGGGCCGTGCCCTTCATGAACAGGACCACCGGGTTCTCGGTGACGGTCTTGGCAATGAACTCTTTCGCTTCCATGGTGCCCTACGAGGCAAGGTGAGCTCTGCATTTTAAGCGACGCCGCGATCCAGTGTCGGGCGCATGGGATTTCCGGGCGGCCGGCTCGCGGCAACGCTAGCCGGCCGCCGCGCTAGCCGCCAGGCCTGCGGCCCGCGGTGACCCGTTCCCGGCCTTCGGCGTCGCGGTGCGTGGCCACTTCGCGCAATCCGGCAGCCTCGAACAG
This genomic window from Zeimonas sediminis contains:
- the grxD gene encoding Grx4 family monothiol glutaredoxin — translated: MEAKEFIAKTVTENPVVLFMKGTAQFPQCGFSGRAVQILKACGVKNLVTVNVLDDDEVRQGIKDYSSWPTIPQLYINGEFVGGADIMYEMYQSGELQKLIPQQAVA